The following proteins come from a genomic window of Daphnia carinata strain CSIRO-1 chromosome 6, CSIRO_AGI_Dcar_HiC_V3, whole genome shotgun sequence:
- the LOC130690122 gene encoding uncharacterized protein CG5098-like: MRVKEKPYPLNHGVDVASVVSPNKRQIQSEVTIGIEIEPHNQVLDLSKPSEKINGYSGTTETDAIHRRLGSLDGGVETLAKSVVDLMESSSAGGKRKRSPAKISPSKHVKDEVLETDHLVVQSGVDGSSVKKELFQEIPSNDQEIKKAAHLAVVSSESKGKKKSAIQQGKKVLKKKKNVKKKCFTKDDDDFQIDPRLGGTKIRQSIGNKGKDKKLKSTDQEPKKQKTLEQRCPYVHIEGSWNLPNVVKIVNGHVKEDENDGKSSTKLTKAAQYIDEEHRNKVAKVGFTSTLSDRYDTHNRDATWVCVFCQLFTHTQCLGDLYGPYYINQVPTEPIWFSKRNPDSLSQCNSGVMAAESEFPVRANVHQKKTKKSPKKKGLVKDEVSASLPPSLDDSAARVACDTPVGIFPLDQSDEKVEVWFHESCLIWAPGVCLVPPRLVGLDEAVSDSQQVICEYCKKRGGHIFCRSRGCGLRTHFPCAIAHGWLLREETFMALCPTHLDQAAIT; this comes from the exons ATGagagttaaagaaaaaccataTCCTCTTAATCATGGAGTGGATGTTGCTTCAGTAGTGTCACCCAACAAGAGACAGATTCAATCTGAGGTCACAATAGGAATTGAAATAGAACCTCACAACCAAGTATTAGATCTCTCAAAACCAAGTGAGAAAATCAATGGATACAGTGGAACAACAGAAACTGATGCCATCCATAGAAGACTTGGTAGTCTAGATgg AGGTGTTGAAACCTTAGCGAAATCTGTTGTGGATTTAATGGAGAGTTCTTCAGccggaggaaaaagaaagagaagtcCTGCTAAAATTTCCCCTTCCAAACATGTGAAAGATGAAGTCTTAGAAACTGATCATTTAGTTGTCCAAAGTGGTGTTGATGGCTCCTCAGTAAAAAAAGAGCTGTTTCAAGAAATTCCTTCAAATGACCAAGAAATTAAGAAAGCAGCACATTTAGCTGTGGTTAGTTCTGAGTccaaaggaaagaagaaaagcgctATCCAGCAAGGAAAAAAAgtcttaaagaaaaaaaagaatgtaaagaaaaaatgttttactaaGGACGATGATGACTTCCAAATTGATCCCCGACTTGGTGGAACGAAAATCAGGCAATCAATCGGCAACAAAGGCAAAGACAAAAAGCTCAAATCAACTGACCAAGAacccaagaaacaaaagacgttGGAACAGCGCTGTCCTTACGTACATATTGAAGGATCTTGGAACCTTCCAAACGTTGTTAAAATCGTAAATGGTCATGTGAAA GAAGATGAAAATGACGGAAAATCTTCGACCAAATTGACCAAAGCGGCACAGTATATCGACGAAGAGCACCGCAACAAAGTTGCAAAGGTTGGATTTACGAGCACGCTATCTGATAGATATGACACACATAATCGCGATGCTACTTGGGTTTGCGTGTTCTGTCAGCTATTTACCCACACGCAATGCTTAGGTGATCTCTACGGCCCATACTATATCAATCAG GTACCTACAGAACCAATTTGGTTTTCTAAGCGCAATCCTGATTCTCTCAGTCAGTGTAACTCCGGCGTTATGGCTGCTGAATCGGAATTCCCCGTTCGCGCAAACGTccatcaaaagaaaacgaaaaaatcacCGAAGAAGAAAGGCCTCGTAAAGGATGAAGTCTCAGCTTCGTTACCACCATCACTTGATGATTCAGCCGCAAGAGTTGCCTGTGACACTCCCGTAGGAATCTTCCCGCTTGATCAGTCTGATGAGAAAGTAGAGGTATGGTTCCACGAAAGTTGTCTTATTTGGGCTCCAGGAGTATGTTTAGTACCTCCCCGGCTTGTCGGTCTGGATGAAGCGGTTTCAGATTCCCAACAAGTG ATCTGTGAATATtgcaaaaaaagaggaggtCATATTTTCTGTCGCAGTAGAGGGTGTGGGCTCCGCACGCACTTTCCCTGCGCTATTGCTCACGGATGGTTACTACGAGAAGAAACGTTCATGGCACTATGTCCAACTCATCTGGATCAAGCTGCTATTACTTAA
- the LOC130690174 gene encoding uncharacterized protein LOC130690174, protein MDYNLDKTENFLAAVSINFDHSACETITVFSTADQSTNSSSRNGHQTLARSDPLFSTIRQWLHDRSTSLPDEESSNKSKPDESKSDPIELGLCCVEMAATTLETVIQNKEDLRHHLKIPLAENCIRLHFNQHRDFLDVIQCLTEVGKKYEDYSLLTSDYVILSMQWHIKNLEEEEKIAVELQNLSTNTAADTEEIRNKKILCAP, encoded by the exons atggattaCAACTTGGATAAAACAGAAAACTTTCTGGCCGCTGTTTCTATTAATTTTGACCATTCCGCATGCGAAACAATAACAGTGTTCTCAACTGCAGACCAATCTACAAACAGCAGTTCAAGAAATGGTCATCAAACACTTGCACGTTCAGATCCATTATTTTCAACCATTCGGCAATGGCTTCACGATCGGTCAACAAGTTTGCCTGATGAAGAAAGTAGTAACAAATCAAAACCTGATGAATCAAAATCTGATCCTATTGAGTTAGGATTGTGTTGTGTTGAAATGGCAGCAACCACATTAGAAACTGTgattcaaaacaaagaagacCTGAGACACCACCTTAAAATTCCTTTAGCTGAAAATTGCATACGTCTACACTTCAATCAGCATAG GGATTTCCTTGATGTGATTCAATGCTTAACTgaagtgggaaaaaaatatgaagatTACTCATTGCTCACTTCTGATTATGTGATTCTAAGCATGCAGTGGCACATAAAGAATCTG gaagaagaagagaagattgCTGTAGAGCTGCAGAATTTGTCAACGAACACAGCTGCAGATACAGAGGAAAtcagaaataagaaaatattgTGTGCTCCATAG
- the LOC130690185 gene encoding uncharacterized protein LOC130690185: MTLHKILDNSKAKNAQSLSLQAQLGEKNKLERNSFQTVKEVFPNSNLTEHEDELALGEHSQLFSLPPDSVLNLNSVSAAQKESLVISPCSEGSEQLWDRIWAENGCGTETKIWHKFNMKHGLEFNGGSNQVWKCYRMEESAYR, encoded by the exons atgactctg cacaaaatattagataacagcaaagctaagaatg ctcaaagtttgagtctacaagctcagctaggggaaaagaacaaattggaacggaacagtttccaaacagtgaaggaggtttttccaaactcaaacctaactgaacatgaggatgaattggcattaggcgaacacagtcag ttattcagtctaccacctgacagtgtgttaaatttaaattctgttagtgctgcacaaaaagaatcgttagtaataagcccatgcagtgaaggaagtgaacaattgtgggaccgtatttgggccgaaaatgggtgtggtacggaaaccaagatatggcacaagttcaacatgaaacatggattag aatttaatgggggatcaaatcaagtctggaagtgttacagg